In Elgaria multicarinata webbii isolate HBS135686 ecotype San Diego chromosome 19, rElgMul1.1.pri, whole genome shotgun sequence, a genomic segment contains:
- the FAM163B gene encoding protein FAM163B encodes MTAGTVVITGGILATVILLCIIAVLCYCRLQYYCCKKDESEEDGDEPDFGLDSHIPPLHCNRNVALTNGPSLYHASSSAASPYKKPSQCRTLCANCSHYEPPTFFLQEPEEDVRNGGELVNYKALSQEDLELPVGLSGLQALNPNRLSAMREAFSRSRSISTDV; translated from the exons ATGACAGCCGGAACTGTGGTCATCACAGGCGGAATATTAGCGACGGTCATTTTGTTGTGCATTATAGCCGTCCTCTGCTACTGCCGGCTCCAG TATTATTGCTGCAAGAAGGATGAGTCGGAAGAGGACGGGGACGAGCCGGACTTCGGCCTGGACTCGCACATCCCTCCGCTGCACTGCAACCGCAACGTGGCTCTGACCAACGGCCCCTCGCTCTACCACGCCTCGTCCTCCGCCGCCTCCCCCTACAAGAAGCCCTCGCAGTGCCGGACGCTCTGTGCCAACTGCTCCCACTATGAGCCGCCCACCTTCTTCCTGCAAGAGCCGGAAGAGGACGTCCGGAACGGAGGGGAGCTGGTCAACTACAAGGCCCTCAGCCAAGAAGACCTGGAGCTGCCCGTCGGCCTGAGCGGCCTGCAGGCCCTCAACCCCAACCGCCTCTCCGCCATGCGCGAAGCCTTCTCCCGCAGCCGCAGCATCAGCACCGATGTCTGA